AGAGCTTTGAAGTAGTCCACAAAGCCAGAGCAATCAATAAAATCTTCCAGGAAGGCCTGAAATAATTCTATATCACCATTTCCTCTACAGATGCTGGATATTGCCTCCCCGAGTCGTTTAGCCATCATTGAACGCCTCTCAAAATCTGAACACTTGCTCATCAAATTTTTATGCCAAGCGTGACGGACACGCCATAAGGAAATCAACACCGGGCACTGAAACACTTCCCTGTTCAGCAAGCAATATACTCAGGCACCACAAACCCAGGAAGCAGTACACTGGCAGAGAAGCATTAGTTACCTTATAGTGCGCATATCGGTCAAGGGATCATCAATAATGAAGCCACCCAACTGCCACGTCGGGTCTTTTGTACGAACTCGATCATATAGAGCACCCATCCATCTATGTATCTCACCATGTGTAAAATTGGGAGTGATGATCCAAGCAACAGGAATTGCATTTTTCTGCTGGTCGAAAACAAGGATGCTATGTACAGGATACTGCAAAATGGCAAACAACGATACTACTAAGAAATCAAGCAAACTAAAGTACTATGAGAAAACAAAAAATGAACCAGATGACATTGACAGACCTTTAACTTGTTTGTTCCAAACTTTGAATCAGAAGCCAGTAAACTGCGGTTGCCATACTGAATCATCTGCTGTAGCTGCCAATCTGTCTGAATGCCCAAGACAAAGGTATCATTATCAGAAAAATCTTCATAGAAAAATACGCAGTCCTGGTTATTTTCAACCCATTTGTTCATACTAACAGCATCGTCATCATCAAGTTCATAAACAGAACGCCGCATTTTTCTTTCCAGCCTCCTAACATATCTGTGAGTAAGAAGATCATCACGATTTGATGGTCCTCCTTGCTTTTCAACCATTTCAGTATGTCTCTGCATTATGGTCTCGACAGGAATACCAACATAGAGCAAAGACATAACTTCAAGAAGTAATTCATCCGATATGTAAGGTGCAAACATTGCCTTCGTCCCTACAGCCATCTTGTCCATGGGACCATGACATGGTGTGCCTTTCTTATCTACATGCTTGTTGTGGTTATATATCACAAGAGCCAATGATGGTTCAGCGATCAAACGcttcacaataaaatggcaaacacACCCCCTCTTTGTATTAGGGCGACCAGCGGGTGTTTTCCTCTTTCCGCAAGAGGATCTGCTAGGCCGGACAGCACCACCCTTTCTATAATCATCTGGACCAAAAGAACACCAATACCTGCATGGAATGGTGTCGCCGTATTCAAATATTCTGTTTAAATTCTAGCATCTCAACTAGGAAACAGCTAAAGCCAAAAGCATCAAGGACAAGGCACACAACCAGCCACTCACACAACATGTGATGCATAAACACTAGGCATGCTTCCATTTACTTACAGAATATACTCAAGTATCCCGTCGACTTTTGGTTTGCAGGTCATGGTTGGAGAACGCCTTCTCCGTGCCTCAACGTGGAATCTTGTCGGGCATGCTTTGTTGTTTGATTCTCCTCTGACAAAATCACCCACCCTAGAAAACGGAATGAGTGCAAGCCTGTCCATTGAGtccttccagccctccaccatgGACCACGTGATATCTGCTGCTGAAAACTCCAATATGGTTGGGTTCTGAACTGGAAGGGTGAGAATTTCATCCCACCTGGTCATCTGCAAGCACAGAGTCATCGCCCTTAAAAGGATGAAAACAAAACCAAATAGCTAGAAGATGACAATGTCACATCTATTTCTTTTTATTGAGACATGGATGGAGAAGTTTTGGTCCATTCAGAGAGGACATCATAGACTTAAGATTAAACAAACCATGCATGTTACAGTCAGATGTGTCTTGTTGTGCACACGTTTTCAAGTGTAGTTTGTGATCTAATGGAACAAGACCGTAGTTGCATTCCAAAATCTAAATACAAGTGAGCCACAGCCTTCACGCACTGGAAAAACAGAAGTATGAAACCTCGGTCTAGTTTGTAACAACTTAGACATGACTAGTGACCAACCATGTAGATTGTCCCTTTTCCTCCATCTATGTCAACAATAAAATGTTTGTCAGACACGGCAATCAAGGGCTAATTTCCGAAAAGCTGAGAAAAGCAGAGATATGTGCGGAATTGCTATTCAACATGACTCTGTTCCCACATGACATTCTCGCAAACAGAGGCACGATGCAAATCACACAGCTGCCATGGAATCGGAACCGAATCGAATTGGGGCGTGACATCCTAAACGACACTAAGATCATAGCATGAATCAAACGGCCGTCGAGTAAACAAAATGTCTCTTCCTAGGGGCAAATTCATGAGGCAAGGCAGGATGACACGGGGATTGTCAAGATACAAGCTAAAGTCAAACAGATAACACCTCACTGGCGCTGCTCAGCACCTCTACCCTGAGCAACTAAACAGAATCTCCATGGAAGCCTCGCAAGAATCATCTCGCCGCCCCTAACTAAAGTCATGGCAACCGGAGGCGTTTCCGGCCTCAGACGTCGGATTGGAACCTAATTTACCTTGGCGCCTGGAGAGGTCTGCCGGAATGCAGAGCGCGGATTGCAGCCTGCCCTGCCTGCGGGGCGAACGGCGCGGAAGAGGCGCCGGCGACGGAAGGGCCGGGCGAGTGGCGGGCTGCCGCGGCACCTCCGCGGTGTGTTGGCCGGGCCGGCGAGGAGGCCGTCCGGCCGCCCGaggggctagggtttgggaaggGGGCGCTGGGGTTTTGGGTTGGGGTAGTTTTCGGAGGCTGCGAATGCTGCGGGGAGCAGGGGAGGCCTCGTGCTCGCAGGCCGCTGGggatttctcctttttttttctttaagGTTCGCGTTTTTTTTGTTGGAGTAGCTGGTAAACGTTGTTCTGCGGCCGCACTGATCAGGGCGAGTTCCTGGGTCACGGATCCTACAGTTTTTGAAGCCCTGCCGTGTCGACAAGCTTCGGCCTTTGGCCTGTATGTAGTTTTTGGACTGTTTGGAATGTAATCAGAGACGTCCAGGATAAAGTGCTACTTTTGTTCAGTTGTTCGGGAGATTGTCCAACGTATTAATGATTTTGATGCGTGCCAGTACACTCACCAAGGTAGAAGCCTACGCGAGCACCCAAGAAACACCATCAAAAATGAAATCCTGGAAGTCTAAAAATTCAATGTGACCGTGACCGCGCCCGACGCCGCGTGAGCACGCCGCCGCTCGGATCGGCCGCTCCAACCACCTCCGCGAgcgccgcgcccggatccggcctcctccgagGCCGCAGCTCCTGGATCCGGCTTCCTCCAACTCTTCTCTACTCTCCTGCACCCGGGGTGTGCATGACGAGGGCATGAGATCCCAGCCGCGTTCGGTGCTTTCCCCGGCGCCGGCGACCCTTGCCCGGCTGCTCGCCGCATCCTCGGCCACCTGCGAGCTTCGGACGGCCCTCCCTGCTCCGTCGCTCGTCCTCTTTGAGCTggagccgccaccaccaccacctcctctgcTCCTGGCGGCGCCCTCCGTCCTGGATCTTGATTTGCAGCGGACTCCTCCACCGCACGCCTTCAAGGTCTCTGTGGCCCCTCCGGAGCTCCTGCTGGAAGGGGCGCTGCTGCATGTGGCGAGCCCCTGCTCGGTGGTCACGGCCATTGCTGTCGGGGAGGAGCCCTCTCTGCCTTCAGCGCTTGCTCCGGCGCGGCCGGGCTCTCAGAGCTCCAAGGAGGTGCTCGCTCCCGACGCCGTTGTGCGGGCCTCGCGGCCGCCGCTGGCCGTGTCGTGGGTTTCCCTCGCTGATGAAGTCTGCAGCAttgacgacgaggaggagctcaCCCCGCTGACGCCATTGGCTGCCAGATGCTCCAGCGGGGTGAGCGATccggctgctgctgttgttgttgctactGCTCTTGAGGCATCTTCGGATCTAGGATGGGTGAAGGTGGGGGGCCGACGTCGTTCGGCGTCGCCGGCCTTGGCTCTGGCTCCACGGCCAATCCCCGCTTGGCTTCACGGTCGCTGCTG
The sequence above is a segment of the Triticum dicoccoides isolate Atlit2015 ecotype Zavitan chromosome 1A, WEW_v2.0, whole genome shotgun sequence genome. Coding sequences within it:
- the LOC119364065 gene encoding uncharacterized protein LOC119364065 translates to MTRWDEILTLPVQNPTILEFSAADITWSMVEGWKDSMDRLALIPFSRVGDFVRGESNNKACPTRFHVEARRRRSPTMTCKPKVDGILEYILYWCSFGPDDYRKGGAVRPSRSSCGKRKTPAGRPNTKRGCVCHFIVKRLIAEPSLALVIYNHNKHVDKKGTPCHGPMDKMAVGTKAMFAPYISDELLLEVMSLLYVGIPVETIMQRHTEMVEKQGGPSNRDDLLTHRYVRRLERKMRRSVYELDDDDAVSMNKWVENNQDCVFFYEDFSDNDTFVLGIQTDWQLQQMIQYGNRSLLASDSKFGTNKLKYPVHSILVFDQQKNAIPVAWIITPNFTHGEIHRWMGALYDRVRTKDPTWQLGGFIIDDPLTDMRTIREVFQCPVLISLWRVRHAWHKNLMSKCSDFERRSMMAKRLGEAISSICRGNGDIELFQAFLEDFIDCSGFVDYFKALWLPRLGAWTDILKTNPLATAEVASAIERYHHLLKLRLLNEADESIYQRADWLVHKLGTKVHSYCWLDEFSGKDSFSRYWRSEWKTGPNPWQQGLQIPDSDIVIEGNCARVVCQKHKEKSHAILNPGSELALCDCSWSRKGNLCKHAMKSAKVCRDRGLAPPSLALLRYYQALANVVHCPPSDSVICDHAIAVAVSVRTQLDALLSATNGSSPDTSLFKGPQSTSDNEPRELDVREANIENGSEVPADEDSDEDSLACKKRKPRGPSDEDEIATATQVSEAESSQATSIRELDRSQDSPAPQERVRRETSDGYEGTAVMEISDDEEETAAVQITQPSESENSQATCVQEVDRNQDSPARQERGGR